From one Pecten maximus chromosome 8, xPecMax1.1, whole genome shotgun sequence genomic stretch:
- the LOC117333236 gene encoding max-binding protein MNT-like, giving the protein MSLETLLEAAEFLEWRNHSRTRVDSSPRDPHGYSVLSTNDSDGSPESSNSGKLSGNEDGKDKRRAGGAGTREVHNKLEKNRRAHLKECFEFLKNQIPTLEDKRTSNLSILRGSLRYIQALRRKEKEYELEMQRLAREKISLQERMAMLKSELVRMNIEVDINQWAVIPDDQDSNSTSTATEQGSPICSEDEDDDDMARSLITVHEVKINKTVHKSLPHPVVSQASMTVLKVSNPSPAPTRTLGNNTTSKVPMTTSPVSMPTIQTTGSVIQQTLAAAVRPPVTQILARQLLQRQQSGTSQGAVHVSSTATTSATGAGKLHPNQMKSITHMRAPLTLGSFGGPANAAQLAALNKLAGTAALSIPMSSASANLTPLTKALNQPILMSPSLQLTTPMVTSVTTASSQISSATTTASASLMSLAAMQNGLATSVVSPVTQSTVNAAAINSIRPTIIGAGPHHAIMTAPLAALMPQTVPRTTISGLSGISNMVGHTSMQQLISLAQMGQAGGAHLVSPMVMSPSVQLAAANSGLSQSQISMLASQPLLQQIPIFSPGLLKGGQMIGQPVVKPFVVVTVPSVVATTSAPSIPTTTGS; this is encoded by the exons ATGAGCCTGGAAACGCTTTTGGAAGCGGCCGAATTTTTGGAATGGCGTAACCATTCCAGAACACGTG ttgACTCAAGCCCCAGGGATCCACATGGTTATTCtgtgttatctacaaacgaTTCCGATGGATCACCCGAATCTAGCAATTCGGGAAAGTTATCTGGGAACGAAGACGGCAAAGACAAGCGCCGAGCGGGCGG TGCTGGAACACGTGAAGTCCATAATAAGTTGGAAAAGAACAG GAGAGCTCACTTGAAGGAATGCTTCGAGTTTCTGAAAAATCAAATCCCAACCCTTGAAGACAAGAGGACCTCCAATTTGAGTATTCTCAGAGGTTCACTTCGTTACATACAG GCCCTCCGCAGGAAGGAGAAGGAATATGAACTGGAGATGCAGCGCCTCGCAAGAGAAAAGATCAGCCTCCAGGAGAGAATGGCAATGCTCAAGTCAGAACTTGTCAGGATGAATATAGAGGTAGACATCAACCAATGGGCAGTTATCCCTGATGATCAAGATAGCAATTCCACATCCACAGCCACAG AGCAAGGTAGTCCAATCTGCAGTGAGGATGAAGACGATGATGATATGGCTCGCTCACTCATCACTG TACATGAGGTGAAGATCAACAAGACTGTACATAAGTCATTGCCACACCCAGTCGTGAGCCAAGCCTCTATGACAGTCCTCAAGGTCTCCAATCCCAGCCCTGCTCCAACTCGTACCCTTGGCAACAACACTACCAGCAAAGTTCCCATGACTACCTCACCGGTCTCCATGCCGACCATTCAGACAACTGGTAGTGTGATCCAGCAGACACTGGCTGCAGCCGTACGCCCCCCAGTTACCCAGATTCTGGCCAGACAGCTGCTTCAGCGACAACAGAGTGGTACATCCCAAGGGGCAGTGCATG TATCTTCGACTGCGACCACAAGTGCTACTGGTGCTGGCAAGCTTCACCCGAATCAGATGAAATCCATTACCCATATGAGGGCACCACTGACTCTAGGTTCATTTGGAGGTCCTGCTAATGCTGCCCAGCTAGCTGCCCTGAACAAACTGGCTGGAACAGCAGCATTGTCCATACCCATGTCCAGTGCTTCAGCCAACCTTACGCCCCTTACTAAGGCTTTGAACCAACCCATATTGATGTCTCCCAGCTTACAACTCACCACCCCGATGGTGACATCAGTAACAACAGCCTCATCCCAGATCTCCTCTGCTACAACTACTGCATCAGCATCACTCATGTCACTGGCGGCCATGCAGAATGGTTTGGCAACTTCAGTAGTGTCGCCAGTCACACAATCCACGGTCAATGCTGCTGCTATTAACAGCATTCGCCCAACCATTATTGGAGCAGGACCACACCATGCAATCATGACTGCGCCGCTGGCGGCGTTGATGCCACAGACAGTGCCAAGGACCACTATTAGTGGCCTGTCGGGTATAAGCAACATGGTGGGCCACACATCCATGCAGCAACTCATATCATTGGCTCAGATGGGTCAGGCTGGTGGAGCACATCTCGTGTCACCAATGGTGATGTCGCCAAGTGTCCAGCTAGCTGCAGCCAACTCGGGGCTGTCACAGTCGCAGATCAGTATGTTAGCTTCACAACCACTGCTACAACAAATTCCCATCTTCTCACCAGGCCTGCTCAAAGGGGGACAGATGATTGGTCAGCCTGTTGTCAAGCCCTTCGTAGTCGTCACGGTACCAAGTGTTGTGGCCACTACTTCGGCCCCCAGTATTCCGACAACTACTGGCTCTTAG
- the LOC117333241 gene encoding ADP-ribosylation factor-like protein 6-interacting protein 4 — translation MDLMKKRSRYHSSSPPRKHRKRSTSGKKRHKSGKSRYDSSESSSSSSDTSNTDSSSSSDDSRTRRKKRKLKKEKASRKRESSSDSSSQDRKKRKKEKKKKKKKKKKAKKKIKEAKKIQEKSNNEIQGASTSNLGISKHKEEGKTQSGPSPNMRVLKPMTKEEWEKQQSVVRRVYDPETGRDRLIKGDGEVIEEIVSRERHKEINQQSTRGDGLFFQSKMGLLPK, via the exons ATGGATTTGATGAAAAAGCGCTCAAGATATCACTCAAGTTCCCCTCCAAGAAAACACAGAAAACGTTCAACGTCAGGTAAAAAAAGACACAAATCGGGCAAATCGAGATATGACAGTTCAGAATCTTCCAGTTCGTCGTCCGACACTTCAAATACAGATTCATCTTCATCTAGTGATGATAGCAGAACTCGTCGAAAGAAGAGAAAATTGAAAAAGGAAAAAGCAAGTCGCAAAAG GGAGAGTTCCTCAGATTCATCATCACAAGATAGAAAGAAAAGgaagaaagaaaagaagaagaagaaaaaaaagaaaaagaaagcaaagaaaaaaattaaagaagCAAAGAAAATACAAGAAAAATCTAATAATGAAATCCAAGGAGCTTCAACAAGTAATCTAGGTATTAGTAAACACAAAGAGGAAGGAAAAACACAATCAG GACCATCACCAAATATGAGGGTACTGAAGCCAATGACAAAGGAGGAGTGGGAGAAGCAGCAAAGTGTTGTCCGTCGGGTGTATGATCCAGAGACAGGCAGAGACAG GTTAATCAAAGGTGATGGTGAAGTAATAGAGGAAATTGTCAGCAGGGAGCGACATAAAGAAATTAACCAG CAATCTACAAGGGGAGACGGCTTGTTCTTCCAGTCCAAAATGGGATTATTACCAAAGTGA